CTTTCAGCACCACGTCGTCACCGAGATTGGTCAACGTGATGTCGGGAATGTTGATGAACACGTGGTCTTCGAGCCGTTCGCGGATGGGGTCGAGGACGAGTTCCTCGTTGTTGAGCGCGACGCTCCCGCCGACGTAGATGACCAGCGGCGCGTAGGAGTGGATGAGGTTCGCAAAGCCCTGAACGTTCCAGTCGGTCACTCGCTCGATGACGTGATCGGCGAACGCGTCCTCGCCGGCGTGTTCGTAGATGTCGATCGCGGAGAAGTCGTCGTCCAGCACGTCCATCTCCGTCTCCCAGTCTTCGGTCTCGTAGAGCCGTCTGGCGTATCGGGGAATGTTCTGCCCCGACGCGTAGGCCTCCCAGTGGCCGGGTTTCCCACAGCCACACTCCATGAACCCGTCCGGATCGAGCGTGATGTGTCCGACCTCGCCCGCGTTGCCGTCCCAGCCGCTCAGGACGTTCCCGTCGACGCAGACGCCGGCACCGATCCCCGTGGAGATCGTCAGATAGATCATGCTGGTGGGGTTGCGCTCGCTGTAGAACCGCTCGCCGATCACGCCAGCGACCGTGTCGTTGTGAAGGTGGACGTTGTCGGTCTCGACGAGGTTCCGAATCGGCCCGACCAGCGGGATCCGGTCGATGCTGTCGGGCAAGTTCGACGGGTTCTCGACGATCCCCTCCGACAGGTTGAGCGGACCGATCGATCCGATCCCGACCCCTCGAAGGTCAGTCGGATCGACGCCTGCGTCGTCGCACGCGAGTCGAAGGGTTTCGAGGACGCCCTCGGTGACCGTGACTCCGGTCGGCCCCTGCGGCGTCCGCTGTTTGTGTGAGCCCAGTTCCGCGCCAGTCTCGTCGCCGACGATGGCGCGCACGTTCGTCGCGCCCAGGTCGACCCCTGCGTATGTACCCATACTATCGGCGTATCGTCCTTGCCACACTTAACTGCACATATTTACTCGCCAGAGGGTGTGAATTTGTACTGACAGGTCCGGCAGACTGAGGTGTATCCCTCAGATATCGAATCGCGTGACGAGCGCCGGGGGCCGATCAGGTGGAAAAGAGGCTGTTGTGGACAGGTGCGAACTCGCGGCTCTCCTCGGTCTCGTCGTCGACAGTGTCGGAGACTGCCGTGCCGTCGACGCCGTCCGCGAGGAAGTCCGACAGCGGCGGGCCGACGTTGCCGGGCTCGACCAGAAAGGCGTCGTGGCCGTGGTCGGACTCGACGACGTGGTGGGCCGTCTCGACGTCGGCGTCTCTGAGTGACTCGGCCAGCGTTTCGGCCTGGTCGACGGTGAAGTGCCAGTCGGCGGTAAACGACATCACCAGGGCCTCGCCGTCGAACGCGGCGAGCGCGTCGCTGTCCGATTCGAAGCCCGAAGCGAGGTCGTAGTTGTCCATCGCGCGGGTCAGATAAAGGTAGCTGTTGGCATCGAACCGCTCGACGAACCGTTCGGCCTGATAATCAAGATAGGACTCGACGTCCCTGTAGGGGAAAAACGACGCCGCAGGGTCGGCCGGGAACGAGCGCATGGCGTCCCGGCCGGCCGCTCGACGGCCGAACTTCTTCTCCATGCTGGCTTTCGAGAGGTACATGACGTGGCCGATCTGGCGGGCGAGCGCGAGTCCGTCGTCGGGGTCTGGGCCGGCGTAGTAGTCGCCGCCGTTCCAGTCGGGATCGGTCGTGATCGCCCGGCGTGCGATCGCGTCGAACGCGAGACACTGCGAGTCGACCCGTGCGGCGGCCGCGATCGGGGCGATCCGATCGACGTGGTCGGGGTGGCGTTTGGCCCACTCGAGGACGTTCATCCCGCCGACGCTGCCGCCAACGACGGCGTGCAGTGCGGGGATCCCGAGTTCGTCCAGCAGTTCACGCTGGGCGTCCGTCCAGTCGCCGATCGTCACCGGCGGGAAGTCCGTCCCGTAGGGCTCGCCCGTCTCGGGGTTCTCGCTCGCGGGGCCGGTCGTCCCGTAGCAGGAGCCGGGGACGTTCGCACAGACGACGTAGTACTCGTTGGTGTCGATCGCCTTCCCGGGGCCGACGATGTCGTCCCACCAGGCCCGGGCCTGGCCGCTCGTCTCGGTCGCGTCCCGGTGGCTGGCGACGTGGGCACTGCCGGTCAGGGCGTGACAGACGAGCACCGCGTTGTCGCCGGTGAACTCCCCGTAGGCCTCGTAGGCGACCTCCAGTTCGGGGATCGACTCTCCGCACTCGAACTCGAACTCGCCCAGCGAGACCGTCCCGCGCTCGACCTCCATGCTTACTCGATGCCCGCTTGGAGGTCCGCAATGATGTCTCTGGCGTCTTCGATCCCGACCGACAGGCGAACGAGGTCGGGCGTGACCCCGCTCGCGCGCTGCTCGCTCTCGCTCAACTGGGCGTGGGTCGTCGAGGCCGGATGGATGATCAGCGTCTTCGCGTCGCCGACGTTGGCCAGGAACTGCGCGAGTTCGGTCTCTTCACAGAGCCGTTTGCCCGCCTCGTAGCCGCCGTCCAGTCCGAACGCGATCATGCCGCCGAACCCACCCTCGAGGTATTCGGTCGCGTTGTCGTGGGTCTCGTGGCTCGCCAGTCCGGGGTAACTGACCCAGTCGACTTGCTCGTGGTCCGCGAGCCACGCCGCGACGCGGGCGGCGTTCTCACAGTGGCGTTCCATCCGCACGGAAAGCGTCTCGAGGCCCTGCAGCGTCTGCCAGGCGTCGAACGGCGTCTGGCCGTCGCCCAGACTCCTGACCGCGCGCTGTCGGGCGGCCACGCTGAAGGCCCGATCGCCGAACCGTTCGACGAAGTTCACCCCGAACGCCGGGTTTTCGCCCCCGATTTCCGGATATTTCTCCGCGTGTTCCTGCCAGGGAAAGGAGCCACCGTCGACGAGCACGCCGCCAATCGTCGTCCCCGACCCGTGGATCCACTTGGTCGTCGACTCCCAGACCAGATCGGCACCGCGTTCGAGCGGCCGCGCGAGCGCGGGCGTCGCGAACGTGTTGTCGACCAACAGCGGGACGCCGTGCTCGTGAGCGACCGCGGCGACGCGTTCGATGTCCGGCGTCACCAGCGACGGGTTGGCGATCGTCTCGACGTGGACGTACGCCGTCCGATTGTCGATCGCCTCGGCGTAGGCGTCGTACTCGAGCGTGTTGACGAAGCGAGCCTCGATGCCACGACGACTCGCCGTCTTCGTGAAGTAACTGTGGGTCCCCCCGTAGATCGAGGACGCGGAGACGATATTGTCGCCCGCCTCGGCCAGCAGGAACGTGGCTGCGTCCAGCGCGGCCATCCCGGACCCGGTCGCGACGGCGTCGACCCCGCCTTCGAGATCGGCCAGCCGCGTTTCGAGGAGCCGAACGGTCGGATTGTCGAACCGCGAGTAGATGTTCCCCTCGGCCTGTAGCGCGTACTGCTCCGCCGCGCGATCGGCGTCTTCGAACGCGTAGGACGTCGTCTGGTAGATCGGTGGAGCGACCGCCCCCGTCTCCGGGTCCGGTCGCTGACCCGCGTGGACACAGCGCGTTCCGAACCGCTGTGGCCCCGTCGAATCCTGATCAGTCATGTACTATACTCATATCTCTTTAGACTTCTATAACTGCCAGTTACGGCAATATTCGCAGCGGCCCCGAGCAGGTGAACCGACTGACCGGTTGGTCACGTTGCTGATAGCGAACATCGCCGGCTAGGACAGGAGCCATCGCTGTCAGCGAAAGCGTTATTCGAGCGATACGCGTTGCGGGAAACGATGGGATTCTCACGGCTCGCGCTCGCTCTCGCGATAGCGAGTCTCGCTGTCATCGCCGGAGGGACGGTCGGTTCGGCGACTCTCGGCGATACCGTGATGGCCTCACCCACGTCGAACACGGCTGTCGAGAACAGCACCGGCGAAGCGGCGACGACGAGCATGGACCGTGGCACTCTGCCGGACCCGCCCGAAGACAGGATCGGCTGGGAGGGCGGCTACTGGTACAACGAGTCCATCAATGTCGAGCAGTCGGACGGGCTCTCGGCGGCCGAACTCCAGCGATACAAGTACCGGACGATGGCCCGACTGGAGGAGATCCGCGGGCTGGAGTTCACCGACGACGTCGAGATCGAGTTCATCGGGACGGAGGCGGTCGCCGATCGCACCGAGAACGATATTTCCCAGTTTCGCGGCTCCGACCGGCAGTGGGAGGCGCTGTTCGTCGTCGGTGAGGACCGCGAGGCCGACCGGGTCGTCTTCGAGACCCTCGTCGGACGGGTTGCCGGCTGGGCCGCCGAGGAAGGGTCGGAGTCGGTCGTCCTGATCACCGACGACCCCGACGAGCCGACGGCCCCGCCGAGGCTGCTGGCCCACGAGCTGGCACACGTCCTGCA
This window of the Halapricum desulfuricans genome carries:
- a CDS encoding ROK family protein; translation: MGTYAGVDLGATNVRAIVGDETGAELGSHKQRTPQGPTGVTVTEGVLETLRLACDDAGVDPTDLRGVGIGSIGPLNLSEGIVENPSNLPDSIDRIPLVGPIRNLVETDNVHLHNDTVAGVIGERFYSERNPTSMIYLTISTGIGAGVCVDGNVLSGWDGNAGEVGHITLDPDGFMECGCGKPGHWEAYASGQNIPRYARRLYETEDWETEMDVLDDDFSAIDIYEHAGEDAFADHVIERVTDWNVQGFANLIHSYAPLVIYVGGSVALNNEELVLDPIRERLEDHVFINIPDITLTNLGDDVVLKGALASGLTQGTGDRSRVPE
- the metX gene encoding homoserine O-acetyltransferase MetX: MEVERGTVSLGEFEFECGESIPELEVAYEAYGEFTGDNAVLVCHALTGSAHVASHRDATETSGQARAWWDDIVGPGKAIDTNEYYVVCANVPGSCYGTTGPASENPETGEPYGTDFPPVTIGDWTDAQRELLDELGIPALHAVVGGSVGGMNVLEWAKRHPDHVDRIAPIAAAARVDSQCLAFDAIARRAITTDPDWNGGDYYAGPDPDDGLALARQIGHVMYLSKASMEKKFGRRAAGRDAMRSFPADPAASFFPYRDVESYLDYQAERFVERFDANSYLYLTRAMDNYDLASGFESDSDALAAFDGEALVMSFTADWHFTVDQAETLAESLRDADVETAHHVVESDHGHDAFLVEPGNVGPPLSDFLADGVDGTAVSDTVDDETEESREFAPVHNSLFST
- a CDS encoding O-acetylhomoserine aminocarboxypropyltransferase/cysteine synthase family protein, which translates into the protein MTDQDSTGPQRFGTRCVHAGQRPDPETGAVAPPIYQTTSYAFEDADRAAEQYALQAEGNIYSRFDNPTVRLLETRLADLEGGVDAVATGSGMAALDAATFLLAEAGDNIVSASSIYGGTHSYFTKTASRRGIEARFVNTLEYDAYAEAIDNRTAYVHVETIANPSLVTPDIERVAAVAHEHGVPLLVDNTFATPALARPLERGADLVWESTTKWIHGSGTTIGGVLVDGGSFPWQEHAEKYPEIGGENPAFGVNFVERFGDRAFSVAARQRAVRSLGDGQTPFDAWQTLQGLETLSVRMERHCENAARVAAWLADHEQVDWVSYPGLASHETHDNATEYLEGGFGGMIAFGLDGGYEAGKRLCEETELAQFLANVGDAKTLIIHPASTTHAQLSESEQRASGVTPDLVRLSVGIEDARDIIADLQAGIE